A segment of the Maylandia zebra isolate NMK-2024a linkage group LG2, Mzebra_GT3a, whole genome shotgun sequence genome:
ttacacttttttctttttttttctccaacacATATTGCACAGGATGCTTGGTCCTGTAGTGTTTCAGCCTGTGTGAGTCTTAAGCAGGAAACAACTAaatttgaagaagaaaaaagtctgACTACAATATGTAGAGGTTAAAGCCTGCACTGTGATATTTGCACCTAAATTTGGTTTCATTTGTCCTGACCCCAGTGTTCATATCCATCCGTATAACTCGATACTTCCGAACCCCTCTGTGGCTCTGTAACCTTAAATGTTTATGTACCGGTACAAAAAGGAAGTGATTGTAAATCATTTTATGGAAGTGTGCCCTTTTAATTTAAACAAGTGTGGTTGCAGTTCACTTACTgaatgggtttgttttttttttttttaaaaatacaaataggAAAATGTTGGGggtttctgctttgtttttgttccctTCACgatgcgtttttttttttttttttttttttttttttctttcctcttctgCTCATTTTATGAAGTGTTCAGGGCATGAACTTAGCAAATGATATGCTATACTGTATGTCTGTAATAGAGGCTGTAATCTGCTCGTCTTTTGTGACTGCTATTGTAGCGGACATCAGGAGtaaataaattatttcattatgcTTTTGTATCAGTGTTTTCTTCTGTATTAGCGCTCGTATATGGAAGACCaaaactaccaaaataaaaataaattcccGAAATATTAGTCCAACGGAAATTGGAGTTTGTGGGGTTTTTCTCAGTTTATGACtgccaaaaatccagaaaaaataAGGAATGAATTAAAGAAATATCCAATCAAATGCACtggatatatttaaaaatccatATAAAAATAATGCATGGGGAAAATGGGAAACGATAAATATAGGAAAACAAACATTATATGGAAATGGAGAAGTTTAATCTGAATAGCAAGTTTCACATTTCATCAATTATGGTACCAGTATTTTTATAGGACATTTcgtgcatttatttttactactttttttttttggagtcaattattgatttttctcagttttagtacttcataaaccaaaacatacaaATTAAATGCGGATGCATCAAGGAGCACAACAGTGTTACCAGTTCTAGAAGTAAACAATATTGCTAAAAGTATTCACTCGTCTACCTTcacatatgaacttgagtgacatctGATTCTTAATCCATAGGATTTAATGATATAGTgataacagcttcaactctttaGGACTGAGTTTATGGAAATGTTTTACCATTCTCCcagaagcacatttaaaaataaactatttatatagcacttttcaaaacAGTTCAAAGTGCTTCGCGTTTTTGaggacactgatgttggacgaGGAGGCTGTGTGCCTCAGCATCCACTGACACCACTCTGTGATTCTACTGTTGCTGTTGTTCCCAGTTGCTTCCACTTATACCACTAACAGTTGACTGtggaacagtcatggaaatgtccatggaagtgattggaacccTGAATTCACTCACAATTCAGtgatttggatgggtgagtgaatacttttgggaATGTAGTGCAAGTCTCACTGCTGCTATACTTAGGATCATTTTCCTGGTGCATGACCCACTTTCAGCCAAGCTTTACCTGTCAGACAgattgactctagaatactttggtatacaaagGAGTTCATAGTTGTAACGATAGTTAGTTGGTAGtaaggggcccaaagtgtgccaaaaacATTGCCCAACTGTTTTTAGCCAACCTATAATTATGTAGCCTAATAGTTGCAGGGACATTTATCAAAATTGAGCTCAAAATGCCTCAACAGTGACATCTGCAGGCTAGAGGGGGCAGAGCCTGCGTGAGTgtgggcagagaaaaggacagcaGGAGCCTGACCTCTGCAGGATGGGAtctctcattttattttaatgcacttcagtttttttcatgCTGATGCTTGTTGTACCACATGGTAACAATGTGCACAACCTAAAGTCAATATCTGCAGTTGTGATAATAGTATCATTATTaatatattgttattattatatgtaAATGTTTGTTTATTAGAATAAGATCGAACTCTCTGAAAATTATTAACTAAGAAAAGATGGCAACAGGTAATTTCCTAGTAATTAATCTATTTATTATTTGAGGCATTATGATTGTGCTGTGTTGTTTACAGGATACATGCTGGGATTCCCCTCCAGGCTTTTTAAAGGGAAGCATAAATGCTGAGATgaaatctgttttgtttctcttcGAAGGTTTTGGGAGTTCAAACTGCAAAATTTTGATGAATAAGAAGCTGAAACAAAATATCCAAGGTCCATCCATATCCTGTAGTAATTTGCAGATTTTCTTTCAAATTATGTTTATTACGTTATGTTTCAAGCCCAGATATACTTGAAGTTTCAGTGAGTCAGTTTTGAGAAGGAGTTTGTACCAGTTAAACTATGTTTCAGTATCTCAGTTTTGTTTGAATGGCTTGAAGTAAAAATTATAAAACACAGGGCTCCACGCTGCTGGCTCTGCAGGAAGTGGTGAGAGTTCTCAGAGTCCTTCTGATCACTGCATCTCAGATTTTGAATAAACTTTCCACTGATGTTAGAAAGGCCACTTTGAATTGAATCCCTGCCACTCACACAGCAACATAAAGCCAGGCCATTGTGTAACGCTCCATCAGAGATCACATGGTCCAGGCCATCCTGACAGGAATCAGAGAGATGTACACACACAGCAAACTTTGCACAGGTGCTGCTCATTAAAACTGTCGATGTAACAGTGAAAGTTTGCATGCTCCCTAATTACACCTGAAACTTTTGCTTTGGTGGATCAAGTTTGAGTCACTGAACTTTGTTTTCAAGACAGTCCCTCAATAATCAGTCAATCATAGttcatttttgttcttttcgtTTTTGTCGGGACACTTTAGATAGTGGTGTCCAAGCTGAAATATTCACAGACGCTTTGGGTGGCTTAAAATATTCTTCCttaaatgtgattaaaaacacaagttgAAATAAGTATTTGTGCTGTTAACATGTGTCCACGTGGGGATGATGACTGTGGAGAAATGACTGTACTAGAAAAAAACGTAGGTTACTGGATGCACCAACTTTATAATAGTCCTTTACACCGTTCTCACTCCTGGTTGTATTTAGCTGTGTTTTGTTAATATTTATGTAATTTCATAGTACTttacttttattaatatcttaATACTTCATAGAACAATGTGTGCATAATGTCTTGCGTGCCATCAGACAACCCTGTGCATGCGTATCCTCCATCTTCGCTGCTGGAAAATGCTTCCACagatttcagttcagcattctcTTGAGTGTCACGTCCCTCTCTGTATAATTTCTTCAGTGTTATTTCTCTGCCTTATTTACAGCTTTAGAGGCAACTGGTTCCCAAGCAGCTGCACATCATGTTGCTTTGAGATGACACCCCTTCCCCGAGGGAGACCGCTGGATTATTTTCAGGCACCATCATTGCAAAGCTAACAGGAGCTTTATTGTCCTGTTCTGTGCCGTGTGCTTTCCTGACACAACATGTaatgtgtaaaaaataaaacagaatctATCTTTGAACATGACACACTACAGCTGTATTGAgactttattaaacatttgataaAGCATGGCAAGCGAACCATTCTTCTTTCAAGAGGAGATCCCTCCTTTGGTGACAGGTAGAAGTATCTTACTGCTAACAAACTTAAAGCCCACTCATACAAAGTATCCACACATGCAAGGAACGGCATTTAGTCTTCAGTCTACtctaaaaagctttaaaaaaacatcaatttAATAATGGTAACAGGTAACAAAACTTTAATGGCTTTATATACAAGTACCGCGTTTGCATGTTGATTCCTTCACACTGAAATGACCACTTTCTTTCACATAATGGCAACAGAGTTACAGACAATATGTGAGGCCAAACAACAGCAAATGGCCTCACGCTTCTTCACAGGCCCTTTATCTCAGGGACAGCTCCCCTCACTCTGACCTTACACACGACAGCTCTTCCCATTTACGTCACTTTAGTTCCGTGTATGTATTAACACAAATGTGTAGATTTGAAAACAAGTAtgctaaaatgtatttttcagagGATGAGGTAATCGAATAAGTACCCCTGTTCCCCTGCTGTCAgctctactttttttttactcgTAGTAGTGCCTCTGGTGGGAGAACATTCTcttcatgtttctgtttcttttcttccctcCTTTCGGCTCACGGCACTTCATGTGCGTAGAATGACCATTGTAAGAAGCCCTAAAATATGACAAGAAATAACACCGGGTATTATAAATTTCATCACACGCTTTGTCAAAACAAACAGCCTGGTTCTCACTTCAGAATGGAACATGCAACTTCCTTCTGTTTTTACTCACCGAGAACATAAGCAGCTACAAGTTTCTTGTTAACACTTAAGTGGAGGTAGACAGGCACAGTAGATTCTTGCTCCCCAAGTGTCGGGAGCATCAGGGCGGCCATACACACCAGCCCAAGCAGTACTGTCAACAGACTGGGTCCTCCAGCAACAGGACGGCTCTCTGCAAGtgtcacatacacacaaataaacacacttAGATTGAGTGCAATCACTTGTGTAACTCAGAAAAAGCCTGGTAATTTACCAAACTAACTTAAACTGCTTCCATTTAAGTCTGAAGGGGGACCCAATAGCAATATACAGCAGATTATGTGGCACTAAATTAATGTGGGTATAATTAAgaatattatttaaaacaaagcaaCACAGGGTTGGAagaacaataataaaattagaATAAGCGATATCGTTTGAAATGCTCACCAATTGAATTTTGTGATAATTTGGCTCCATCTAGAGGCAGTTTCACACAGCAGCGATTTCCCCTCTTTTTCCTACCTGTCTGGAATGCAGTCTGTTCAAAAAACTCGCTGTCAGCAATTCGGCGTTCCTCATCTTGGGGCCGGGGGCTAGGCGGGTCCTGTGAGGCAGAGGGACGGAGAGTGGCCGTCACCTCTTTGCGGCCCAGAGCTTTCCGCTGACTCTGCTCTGACACCTGCAGCCGGAACTTGTCGTAGACCCCATAATGGCACGCGCGCACATCTCGGTGTCGGATTACTCTGCGTGGATGCAGAAAGTTAGCTGTACAGATAGCAATAAATTAATCAATCTGCTAGTTTAGGTTCACCAAAGCGTGAACTAACTCACATATCAACGCAACACTGAGGCTTGACGGCTCCAGTTGCATCCACCACGGTGTACTTGTTTGGCGCTGTGCACAGCACTGACAACGAAGAAAACAATACACGACGTAGCCATGTGATTGGAGATGAAAAATGAACATAACAATTATACGTAAACACAGAGATGTTGTTTCGATCTGCTCACTGACCTTTAAACTTGAGGGCGAACTCATAGGGATTGTAGAGCGTGAGCACCTGTTTGTGAGACGACTGATCATCGGCATAGAAGATGAGCTCATTGGGGAACACGAACACGGGAAGGCTTCCTCCCACCAGCTCTGGCGGtcgatgctgctgctgcattgGCTCCCGCTGAGCTCTACCCTCTGCCCAGGCCCCGCCAACTCTTCTCTAGCAACTCTCAAGCTTTGTGAGCTCCCTTCAGGTGAACAGCACTTCCCACTCTCAGCTCCTTAGGGCCATGACATGATACTGTGAAGAAACACAAGTGATGAAACGCAAAATACGCCAAGAGGCAACAGCCTGTCACTCTTTTACATTTTATGAAACTCTAATAGGTTAGTAATAGTGTAGTGGTAatacatttctttcatttttttcatatatcTCCTATAGCTTCTAGTTACCTTACACTTTACTGTGCCTGTTTGTTTACTTTAGTGACTCAAAGGCAAGTTTCTGCCCACCTCTTGGATGCTTTGTCTGTTTAGCTTCTCCCCCACCTCTGTGGGTTCACACCCTCTGTTTCCACGCCCCCACTGCATAACAAAGAGTGAAGCCATCCCCCGCCAACAAATGTTAACCCACCCCCATAGCCTTAATTTTATTATGATATTCTAGTATAtttaaaagtacatttaaacACTTATAACTTAATTAGATTCTAGATTTACTCTGTTTTTAAATACTCTGTatttaaagcaaaaaatattattatatcaCTTAcgtgattaaaaaaatgaaaatgttagaCTCATCTAAATGTTTTAGtttagtctgtttttttttttatttaacagtgTAATAAGATATTTACATTGATAAACCTTTTCTAAACCACCTAAACCCATGTCTTTAAAACTTGAGCACAGCAAGGTTTTGTTATATACTGATAATCCTACACGTGCTATATTTTAACGCTACGTGTATTTTTAAAGGCAAATACTTGAAACAAAACTCAGACCTTAATGATAAGCGAGAAAGCTAAGGCAATTTCATTGGTACAACTTTTTATTAAAGGCAAACAAAGTTAAAGTGAACTCCATGTGCCTGGTCACGTGGCCCTTTGTGTTTACATGGTAACGGAAGAACTCGAGGAGCGAGACCTGTGGTATCGTaacactttttattttctacGTATAGTTTGCTCCACGtcagaaaaacacaataaaatcacTACATTTGAAGCACGATgctacgaagtcactttcagtATATGAGATATGATATGTTATTAAGTTATCTAGATTTCTTTAGCATTTCGTTAGTGTATATAAACTCAAAACTGTCTTTAAAGCACAGGTAACAACGTAAACAAACACCAGAAATAGGTTTTTCGTTGAATATTTGACATAAATCTATAACAACTGTGATTTTAAATTAATACGGTGCCTATTATTAAGTAATACCGATGGTATAACATGTTCTTTATCTGCTCGTGTAATAACACATATTTTCACTGTAATGCTAACGGTGTTCAATACTGATGGCTAGCGTTAGCCGGCTAAGAAAACCCAGCTGATAGCAAATTGCCTCTTAAACGTTGTCTACACGCAGTGTCATTTCAGAAAGCAAAGCgcagatttatttaatttcaatagCAAGTCAGAGTGAAACTTTACCTTGTTGTCAGCACACGGGTTCGTGAAACGTTGGAGCTGTAAACGAGATCTGTGCTTCTGCTCCCACCCTGTTGTTGTTGCTCCtcaagccttttttttctttgtgaataATTGTACTGCAGACCTCGCGGTGCATGCTGGGATGGCAGAAGACGAGTACGTGAGAACGTAAATGTTCTCCCAGCACGCGGGCTAACGTGTTTATTACTATTTCACAACGTTTGGATCGGAGCACAGAAAACTTTATCCCCCAGGCATAATTTAATTATATTTGCAGAATGCTTTGACAACACAACTGCTGTGAAAAAAATGTGCTCAGATGTAAAGTATACTCACACTTTCCTAGTGCAATAAATTGTTTTCTTTAGCATATAACGTATAAATAGGCcaactgaaaacaagaaatagcctgttttaaacttccaccAGGCATGAGGTATTTTTCTAAACTGCTGGTATAAAGTTTTAAAACTTACTGTAATTTGATTTTTCCGTTATTTCTTAATATCATGGTAGCATCGAAGCACACTATCGTGACTTCAGTATTGTCGGAGTTACCACCATTACGGCCAAACGATACAAAAAACACGGTTCGGTAGCGAGAATTATTTTCCCGCTGTGGTATTTGCAAACTCAAGCATGCATGTGTAAGTTTCTTCcccagtttttgttttagttaacaagGTCATGTAACTACATGCGTTGTTATTACGTTAGTCAGAAGGACGGAGCCTTTGAGACGCCTTGAACGCAGCAAAAGAATCACATCTGTGGGCGCGCGTATGAGGTTGTGATGGGGCGGGAGGGATACGGTGCAAGCGGCAAGACATTTCAGGTCTAAGAATATAATTCTCACACTGCAACAAACAGTTATGTGGCTTCAAACTAGCCTCAAGAGACCACAGATACGAGGGCATTATACCACGCTTTTGAATAACCACCCCCAACACCAGGAGACTGACAAACTGTACTCACGAGCCATTTCGACTTCGTTATATCTGTGCTTGAGGGGGCGTGGTCATTTCCATCGGACTCAGCCAATGGCGTCGCACTGAAAGGAGCTGGGCGTTCCATTCGGTTAGGAGCAGAAGTTGAACAGCGCGAGCCGAGACAGAGCTCTAGAAAGGCAGATAGGGAGAGGGCAGAGGCAACGGCCCTCTACTGGAGGGGGGGGGGCTTATTATaacaaatatatacacacatgtgtGAACTGTTGGGCTGCACGATAGGTCATATGTGGATAATAGTTATTTTAGAAAAGCATATAACCGCggctttacatttaaaatgcctATTTTACTTTTCCTGTTAGACACGTCCGCCTCTATGAATCAGCGCACTTATTTGGGTACGACGTATCTGGACGTTGCTAAAGGCGCGGTTGAGGTCTTTATGAAGGTAAATAATGATTTTACCCCGACCTTTTTCAGCACGTATGCACCTTTGGTTAGCTTAGGGTTCCTTGGGGAAGATAGGTCAAAATTAATAtatgttgttttggttttcttttttgacaGCTGCGTGCCCGAGACCCGGCTAGTAGAGGCGACAGGTACATGCTAGTTACATTCGATGATCCACCATACGGAGTGAAGGTAATTAGCAACTGAtgccatttttacattttacaagcCGTTCGTATTTTTCTGTCAGTGAGATTTTATTGTCCTTCTGGTTTGTAGTCAGTGTTGGGCGGCTTCCCGGTGGCAAAAAACGGCAAATTAGTGCTCCAAATACTGACAAACGCGGAGCTGCACTGCCTCCGAACATCCAGCAGacattttgcttttgtgttGAGAAAAGTCTCGGGCGTTGAGATGGAGGCGTGGAGATTTATTATCAGCTATGACGTcgctctttttttaatataacaaCGTGTAGACTGGTCAAAGAGCCCGCCGATCACTTTTTACCCCGCCCCTTGCATCAGTCACGCATCGCCATTGGCCAATCTGGGCTGAAAGTTGATAAGCCCTCTTCATCATGAgatctcttttttttgtatttttatgagTTTGCTCATGTTCTCATTATTCATATTATAATTATTTGTCATCCCGATACGAGTGATCGTCATGTCCTTGCATAGGAGCAGTAGTCTTCatacatgcacagacacacaggaacaaataaatacaGCGTGGGAATCACTGCGATAATTTCACGGGGTTAATATCAACAA
Coding sequences within it:
- the mospd1 gene encoding motile sperm domain-containing protein 1, which translates into the protein MQQQHRPPELVGGSLPVFVFPNELIFYADDQSSHKQVLTLYNPYEFALKFKVLCTAPNKYTVVDATGAVKPQCCVDIVIRHRDVRACHYGVYDKFRLQVSEQSQRKALGRKEVTATLRPSASQDPPSPRPQDEERRIADSEFFEQTAFQTESRPVAGGPSLLTVLLGLVCMAALMLPTLGEQESTVPVYLHLSVNKKLVAAYVLGLLTMVILRT